The Deltaproteobacteria bacterium nucleotide sequence GCCGCGCCCGGCCCGTCCAACGGTCGGAGAAACCCAGTGGTTGGCGCTGTGCCGGCACCGTGGTAGCTTCCGCGCACCGGCAGCGCGCACCGAAGACAGCATGGCCAGGCGGCGGCGCACAGCGCGGGCGGTCCTGGGGCCGTGACGGTACGGCTGCTGCTGGTTATTGAGGTGAAGCATGTCGGCACAAGCTGGGGTGGTGGCGGCGAGTGAGCCCGGGCGAATACCCGGCGGAATCGCGGAAGTTGCCATCCTCGCCTATCCGGTTGTGCTGCAGACACTCTCCGACACCCTGATGCAGGTGGTCGACTCGGCTATCGTCGGTCATCTCGGGGTCACCGAGTTGGGCGCCGTCGGCTTCGGCGGGGTATGGCTGTGGACGCTGCTGTGCGCGTTTGTCGGCAGTGCCACCGGGGTGCAGACCTTCGTCGCGCAAGCCTTCGGTGCCGGGCAAGCACGGCAATGCGGGCGCTGGGTGTGGCAGGCGCTCTACGTCTTACTGCCAGCGGCGGTGGTCTGGGCGGTCGTGATCGCGCTGGCATTTGCGCCGCTGTTGGAGCTGCTCGGACCGTCACCCGAGCTGCGGGCGCTGGCGGCGCACTATGCCCAGGCGCGCCTGTACGGTGTGCCGGCGGTGGTGGCCGGCGTGGTGTTTACCTCGTTGCTTCGTGGGCTGGGCAACACGCGCACGCCGCTGTTGGTGACCATCGCCGCCAACCTGCTCAATGCTGGGCTGGCCTACGCCTTGGTGTTTGGCCGCTTCGGATTGCCTACCTTGGGAGTGGCGGGCGCCGGGGCCGCCACTGCCGTTGCCAACTGGGTATACGCGCTGACTCTGCTGGTCGTACTCATGCGCCCGCGGCTAGCACGGGCGTACGGCACGTGGCCGGTGCGCCCGCAGCTGGAGGCCTGCCGCCGCTTCGCCCGCACCAGCCTGCCGATCGGCGGACAGTGGGTGCTGGACATGGTCTCATTCGCCCTCTTCTCCACCATCATTGTCCGCATGGGCAACGCGCCCATGGCCGCCAGTCAGGCGATGATACAGCTGCTCGCGCTGTCGTTCATGCAGGCGTACGGGCTGTCGATTGCGTCGGGTGCGCTGGTCGGCCGTTACGTCGGGGCGCAGGAACTGGAGTCGGCCGAGCGCAGCCACCGCTCGGCGATGCAGCTGGGCATGGGGTTGGCGGTGTTGGTGGCGGCGCTTTTTGTTGCCGTGCCGGACCTGTTGCTCGGCATCTTTACGCGTGATCCCGAGGTCGTCGCCCTGGGCCGGCCGTTGCTGGCGTTGGGCGCGTTGTTCCAGCTGCTCGATGCCGCCGGCATCATCGCCGGCGGTTCGCTGCGCGGCGCCGGTGATACCCGCTGGCCCTTCCTGGTGCAGACCGGGTTGGCGTGGCTGGTGCGGCTGCCGCTGGTCTACCTGATCGCGGTCGTGCTCGGCGGCGGGGTGGTGGGCGCGTGGTTCGGCGAACTGGGCTACGTGACGGTGTTGGGCTCGACGTGGCTGCTGCGCTTTCGTGCCGGCGCCTGGCGCGCGATCCGGATTTGACCGAGATAATTCAGGGCCAATCCGGCGCCGACCCCAGCGGCGGGGCAAGTCTTTGCGCCCGCTTTGCGATGGGCGCTTGGTAGTGGTAACCGGGGCAAGGGCTCATGTACGCTACGCGGCGTTGGTTTCAAAGCGAAGACTGGTGGGCTGTTTGGATCGGACTGGCAGTGTTTGCGCTGTCACTGACGGCGACGGCCGGCCTAGATTTGCTGGGGTGGGCGGTGGCGACCCGGGGCTGGCTCGAACTTTCGAAGGCGCTGGCACCGGTGTCGAAATCGTACGCGCAACTGCCGGGGTTCGTCTCTCTGCTGCTGACCTATCTCTTTCTGCTGGTGGTTATGGCTACCGGCGCCGGCGCGCTCGGGTTGAATCTGCGGCGGTTTGCAGTCGGGTTCACGGTCTTATTCTGGCTGAGTTATGGCTGCTGGCTGATCGGCAACTACGCCTACATCGCCGCGACCCCGGACCAGCGCCCCGGTTTCGGCATCGGCTGGTCACTTGGTCTCACCGGCGAAGCGGGCTTCATCGTGGCGTTGCTGGCCGGGCTGACGCTGGGGAACTTCTTTCCGCGCGCCACGGCATTGCTCAAAGAAGCGACGCGGCCGGAGTGGTACATCAAAACTGCGATCGTGTTGTTGGGCGCAACGCTGGGGGTGCAGGCGGCCGGTGCCACCGGCTTGGCCACCGCGATCATGTTCCGCGGCCTTGCCGCCATCGTCGAGGCCTACCTGATCTACTGGGCGCTGGTGTACTTCCTCGCTCGCCGCTACTTCGGCTTCAGTCGCGAGTGGGCGGCGCCGCTGGCCTCGGGCATCTCGATCTGCGGCGTCTCGGCCGCCATCGCCACCGGCGCCGCAATCCGCGCCCGGCCGGTGGTGCCGATCATGGTCTCATCACTGGTGGTGGTGTTTTCGGTGGTGGAGTTGTTGCTGTTGCCGTTGCTGGCGCAAGCGCTGCTGGCGCACGAGCCGATGGTGGCCGGGGCGTGGATGGGCCTGGCGGTCAAGACCGACGGCGCGGCGGTGGCTAGTGGCACCATCACTGAGGCGCTCATCCGGGCCAAGGCGTTGGCGGAGTCAGGCGTTCGCTACAAGGAAGGCTGGATATTGCTGACCACCACCACGGTGAAGATCTTCATCGACGTGTTCATCGGCGTCTGGGCGTTCGTACTGGCATTGGTGTGGGTCTACGGCATCGACAAGCGGCCGGGCGAGCGGGTGGCGTTGCGCGAGATCTGGCAGCGCTTTCCCAAGTTCGTGCTCGGGTACGGCGCTACCTTCGCCGTGCCCTTTGCCGCGGTGCTCGCTGCACCCGACCTCGCCGGCGGCCTGAAGGCAGCGACCGCGGAGAGCAACGTCTTCCGAGTGCTGTTCTTCGTCATGACCTTCTTCTCGATCGGGCTCGTCTCGGACTTCAAGCGGCTGTGGGAGGAAGGTATCGGCCGATTGGCGGCGGTGTATGCCGTAAGCCTGTTCGGCTTTATTCTCTGGATCGGTCTGGCGATCTCGTGGATCTTCTTTCACGGCGTCCGCCCGCCCCTCGAAGGAGCACTGTGACATGGACCAGCGCCCGCCCGGCGAAGTCGAGGTGCGCATCGGCGACGAGCTCGCCCGGATTCCGTTCGAGCCGCTATTACCGATCGAGAAGAAGCTGATCGCGTGGTGCCTGGTTCTCGGGGTCTTGCTGATGGCGGTGCTGGTGTGGGTGAGCTACCGCTTCTTTGCGGTGCCGGCGGCGGGGTGAGCTGGTACGGGCTGCGAGCGCACGAGCCGCCGGCGTCGCCGCCCAGCCTTGCGCCGCCGGCGCCGGCAGTGTATCTGCCGCACACCTGATGAAACGGGGTGCACGATGATTAAACGAATCCTGGTACCGGTAGACTTCTCCGACACCGCGCTGCAGGCGCTCGACTACGCCATCGAGTTCGGCAAGCCGTTTCGCCCCGAACTGGTGGTGTTGTTCGTCGTCGAGCCGGTGTACTACGCCACGCCGGCGGATTTGTACGGGCCGGCGGCGAATCTGAGCATGCTGCTCGATGAGCAACGCCGCATCGGTAAGGAACAGCTGCTGCGCTTGGCGGCAGAGCTGGAGAAGCGCGGCGTGAATGCGCGCACCGTGTTGCAGACGGGCACTCCCTTCCAGGTGATCGTCGACACCGCCGAGCGGCTCAAGGCCGACCTGATCGTCATGGCCACCCATGGCCGCACCGGCTTGTCGCACGTGCTGCTGGGCAGTGTGGCCGAGCGGGTCGTGCGCAGCGCCGCCTGCCCCGTGGTCACCGTCCGCGGCTACAAGCCGGCGAAGCGCAAGCCGCGAACGAAGCGCCCGTCGCGTTAGAGTGCCAATACCCGCCCGTGCTGAGGATCTCCGTCAGGAGTATCGAGGCATGAGCAGACCAAAGAGCACACGCCCGTAACCTCAGCCATAAATTCGATCTCGGCCCCGGCGAAGGCAGTCTGTGCCCACGCTCGTCGGCGGGCTTCAACTCCACGGTGCGCAGCGAGGCCGACGCCTGAACGGTTCTACCCGCGGGCCAGGGTGGCGACGCGGTGCTCGACGAAATCGAGCACCGGGGCTTCGAGGCAGGTGGCGTTGAGGGCGTTGATCTCTTGTACGCCGGTGGGGCTGGTGACGTTGACCTCGGTGAGGTGGCCGCCGATGATGTCGAGGCCGACGAAGTACAATCCGTCGGCGCGCAGGCGCGGCGCCAGCTGAGCACAAATCTCGCGGTCGCGTGCCGTCACTTCGGTTCGCACGCAGGTACCGCCGACGTGAATGTTGCCGCGGTGCTCGTCCTCGCGCGGCACGCGCAGCACGCCGCCGAGCGGTTCGCCGTTGAGCACGATGAGCCGCTTATCGCCCTGGCGTACCGCCGGCAGGTAGCGCTGCGCCATGATGAGCTGGGCGCCGTTGGCGGTCGCCATCTCCAGCAGTGCGTTGAGATTGCGGTCGCTGCGGTGCAGATGAAACACGCCCGCGCCACCGCAGCCGCCGAGCGGCTTGATGATCATCTCGCCGCCTTGTTCTTCCATGAACGCCTTCAAGCGCACCGGGTCGTTGCTGACCAGGGTGGCGGGAATGACCTCGGGGAAGTTGAGCGCGTAAAGCTTCTCGTTGGCCTCGCGCAAGCCGCGGGGATGGTTGAGCACCAGACTGCGGCGCCCGTCAACCAGGCTGAGCAAGTGGGTGGTGAAGAAGTAAGCCAGATCAAAGGGCGGGTCCTTGCGCATGAAAACGGCCTCGAACCAATCGAGGCGGGCGATGCGCTCTTCAAATAACTGGTAGTGGCGCTGCGTCTCGCGCTCGCTCGCCGGCACGCGGCACACCTCGGCCCGGCGCAGGCGGGCGTGTGGTGTAGCGTGGTCGAGGAACAAGTCGCCCGGCTGGCAGTGGTAGACCTCGTGCCCGCGCCGTAGCGACTCCAACATGAAGACGAACGTGGTGTCCTTATCGGGCAGGACCCGATCCAGCGGGTCCATGACGAAGGCGAAGCGCATGGCGAGCTGATGCTACGAAGCGGGAGCGCGTGACGCAAGCCGGGCGCCTAGGCCCTAATCCGGCGCTAAGGTTTCCAAGAATTGTGCAAGCCCTTGTGGCCAGCTGCCGAAAGCGCTGCATCTACGCGACCCTGCGGGTTCTCCGGCGGCCGTGCCTGGCATGGCCCGGCGATGCTTAGCGCCGGATTAGGGCTAGGCCCGGCCGCCGAGGTCGCCCCAACGGGCTTGTGCCAGCGCCGCCGCGGTGATGGCGGCGGTCTCGGCGCGCAGCATGCGCGGGCCGAGTGAGACGCTACTAAAGCCGGCGGCCTGCAAGCGCGTTACCTCATCGGTTGTGAACCCACCCTCGGGACCGACGGCAATTAGCACCGAGGCCGGACAGCCGCCGCCGGGGAACCCCGCCGCCGCACTCGCCTGCTCCCAGCAGACGAGCCGCAGGTCAGCCGGGCGCCGCGCCAGCGCTTCCAGTGACTCGGGTCCGTAAATCCGCGGTACCGCGCTGCGCCCGCATTGCTTGGCGGCACTGAGCGCAATCCGCTGCCAGCGCTCGCGCCGGCTGCTACCGCTGCCGCCGAGGGTCCGTTCGCAGCGGAACACCACCACCTCGGCGACCCCCAACTCGGTGGCCTTCTCGATCACCAGGTCAAGCTTGTCAGCTTTCAACAGGGCGACTGCCAGCGTCAGCGCGAGCCCAGACTCGCGCGGCGCCGGCACCCGTTCAGTCACTGTCAGCTCGATCAGTTCAGCGGTGGCCGTGTTCACGAGCGCGTCGTATTCGCGGCCGCAATCGTCGAATAGCTCGACCCGCGCCCCGGGCCGCAAGCGGCATACACGCGCGTGGTGGCGCTCTTCTCCTGTCAAGACGGCACGCTCGCCGGCGATGGCGTCGTGCGCTACGAAAAACCGCGGCAGGCGTTTGCGGCTCACAGTAGGTGCGGCCGCAAATGTAGAGTCACCCACTCGCCCATGGCGATGCGAGCGTGCTCAGCGAGGCCGTGAGCGGCAAACGCGCCGGCGACGTCTGCGACCTCGGGTAGCAGGATGCCGGACACTATCAGCTGCCCGCCGGGCGCCAGTGCAGCCGCCAGCGCTGGCGCTAGCTCGATGAGCAGCGAGCTGAGCAAGTTGGCCACGACGAGGTCAAAGCGGCCAGAGGTCTCTCCCAGCGCACCGACCACCTTTACTTTGTCGCTCACGCCGTTGCGCGCGCAGTTTTCGCGTGCACAGCGGCAGGCCTCGCTATCGCTATCGACGGCGCACACCTCGGCTACCCCGAGCTTGGCGAGCGCGATGGCGAGGATGCCCGAGCCCGTGCCCAGGTCGAGCGCCCGGTGAGGTGGCTGCGCCGCCACGGCGCGCTCCAGCAGCAGCAGCGACGCCTGCGTGGTGGCGTGGTGGCCAGTGCCGAAAGCCAGCCCCGGATCAATGACGATGGCGATGCGCCCGGTGGGGAGGTCGTTGATCCACGGCGGCACGAGGTACAGCCGCTCGCCGATGGCCAGCGGCGGGAAGTGGTCCCTCCAGTTATGGGCCCAGTCCTGCGCTGGCAGATTGTTGGTGGTAATGCGCGCGACAGCGCTGATATCAGCGCAAAATGCCCGCAACGCCGCCAGCTGCTGGCGGGCATCGGCGGCAAGGTAAGCGGTGAAGGTCACCGTCGGCTGCCCGTCGTCGGTGACTAACCCCGGTGATCCCAGGTCGAGCAGGAAGCTGGCCAGCGCTTCACCGAAAACACTGGGAACTGCAACCGTGACTTCCGTCCACGCACCGGGCATTGCCTGCGGCCTCATGTCGCTCGTGGCTTGGCGAACAGGTATGCGATACCAATGCTCAGCAGGTACAGCACCAACAGCGGCCCGGCCATCAACATCTGCGAGGCGATATCGGGTCCCGGTGTCAACATGGCCGCCATGACAACGATGAGCAGCACGGCGTAACGGAGGTAGTGCAGCATCAACGCCGCGGTCACGATGCCGAGGCGGGCGAGGAAGAACGTGATCACCGGCAACTCGAAGGTCACCCCGAACGCCAGCAGCATGCGGGCGGTGAATGTCAGATACTCGCTGATGCGGATCTGCGGGTCGACGCGAATGGTGCCGTACTCCTCGACGAAGAACCGGTAGCCGACGGGCAGCACCAGGTAGTAACAGAAGGCGGCACCGGCGAGGAAGAAGATGGTGCCGAAGAACACGAACGGCTGAGCGTAGTGCTTCTCGTTGTCGTACAGCCCGGGCGCGATGAATTGCCACAGCTGGTAGAGAATCACCGGACTGGCGGCGAACACACCGGCGAGGAAGCACACCTTCAACTTGGTGAAGAACGCCTCCGCGACACCCGTACCGATCAGCTGCACCGCCCCCGCGCCCGGATTGCCTTGGCTGAGGCTGGCATTGAGGCTCAGCAATGGTTCGGTAAGAAACCCGAAAAGGATCTCGGCGAAGTAGTAAGCCACCATGAATGCTAGGCCGACGGCGAGCAGCGCCCGGATTAGCCGCCAGCGCAGCTCCTCGAGGTGCGCGGTCAGCGGCATCTTCACATCGACCGACATATCTTTATTTGGGGGTGCAGGCGCCCAGGCGGTGCGGCCAGCCGCAGCGCGCTCAGGTGGTCTCGGTTGTCGGCGGCGCTTCGCTGGCAACCGTCTGCGAAACCGGAGTGTCGCTACCGGCCGGTACTGTGTTGGGCGCCGCCGCCGCGGCCGCCGGTGGCTCGGCTTTCGCGACGGGGGACTTGGCGGGCGCCATGGCGGCCCGGGTTTCCTCTTCGAGCATGATCTGGGCGTTGCGCAACTCGTCGGTGATGCCGCTGGTGGCTTTGCGTAACTCGCCCAGGGCCTTTCCTAGTGCCTGGGCCACTTCCGGCAACCGTTTCGGCCCCAGAACAACCAGGGCGACAACCATAATCACGAGTAGTTCTGGCAAGCCGATGCCAAACATGGCGCTTCCGCTAACGACTGTACGCTAGGAGAATCGCGGCGGGGAGTCAATTGAGGCAACCCTTCGCCCTGACACCGCGCCGGCGCTCTGCTACAAGGGCGCCATGGGCGAAACGGGTGTCGTCATTGATCCGCGCTACTTGGATCACGACACCGGGCGCGGTCATCCCGAGCGGCGCGAGCGGGTGGCGGTGTT carries:
- the gshB gene encoding glutathione synthase translates to MRFAFVMDPLDRVLPDKDTTFVFMLESLRRGHEVYHCQPGDLFLDHATPHARLRRAEVCRVPASERETQRHYQLFEERIARLDWFEAVFMRKDPPFDLAYFFTTHLLSLVDGRRSLVLNHPRGLREANEKLYALNFPEVIPATLVSNDPVRLKAFMEEQGGEMIIKPLGGCGGAGVFHLHRSDRNLNALLEMATANGAQLIMAQRYLPAVRQGDKRLIVLNGEPLGGVLRVPREDEHRGNIHVGGTCVRTEVTARDREICAQLAPRLRADGLYFVGLDIIGGHLTEVNVTSPTGVQEINALNATCLEAPVLDFVEHRVATLARG
- a CDS encoding 16S rRNA (uracil(1498)-N(3))-methyltransferase — protein: MSRKRLPRFFVAHDAIAGERAVLTGEERHHARVCRLRPGARVELFDDCGREYDALVNTATAELIELTVTERVPAPRESGLALTLAVALLKADKLDLVIEKATELGVAEVVVFRCERTLGGSGSSRRERWQRIALSAAKQCGRSAVPRIYGPESLEALARRPADLRLVCWEQASAAAGFPGGGCPASVLIAVGPEGGFTTDEVTRLQAAGFSSVSLGPRMLRAETAAITAAALAQARWGDLGGRA
- a CDS encoding 50S ribosomal protein L11 methyltransferase yields the protein MRPQAMPGAWTEVTVAVPSVFGEALASFLLDLGSPGLVTDDGQPTVTFTAYLAADARQQLAALRAFCADISAVARITTNNLPAQDWAHNWRDHFPPLAIGERLYLVPPWINDLPTGRIAIVIDPGLAFGTGHHATTQASLLLLERAVAAQPPHRALDLGTGSGILAIALAKLGVAEVCAVDSDSEACRCARENCARNGVSDKVKVVGALGETSGRFDLVVANLLSSLLIELAPALAAALAPGGQLIVSGILLPEVADVAGAFAAHGLAEHARIAMGEWVTLHLRPHLL
- the tatB gene encoding twin-arginine translocase subunit TatB, coding for MFGIGLPELLVIMVVALVVLGPKRLPEVAQALGKALGELRKATSGITDELRNAQIMLEEETRAAMAPAKSPVAKAEPPAAAAAAPNTVPAGSDTPVSQTVASEAPPTTETT
- the tatC gene encoding twin-arginine translocase subunit TatC, which gives rise to MSVDVKMPLTAHLEELRWRLIRALLAVGLAFMVAYYFAEILFGFLTEPLLSLNASLSQGNPGAGAVQLIGTGVAEAFFTKLKVCFLAGVFAASPVILYQLWQFIAPGLYDNEKHYAQPFVFFGTIFFLAGAAFCYYLVLPVGYRFFVEEYGTIRVDPQIRISEYLTFTARMLLAFGVTFELPVITFFLARLGIVTAALMLHYLRYAVLLIVVMAAMLTPGPDIASQMLMAGPLLVLYLLSIGIAYLFAKPRAT
- a CDS encoding MATE family efflux transporter, producing the protein MSAQAGVVAASEPGRIPGGIAEVAILAYPVVLQTLSDTLMQVVDSAIVGHLGVTELGAVGFGGVWLWTLLCAFVGSATGVQTFVAQAFGAGQARQCGRWVWQALYVLLPAAVVWAVVIALAFAPLLELLGPSPELRALAAHYAQARLYGVPAVVAGVVFTSLLRGLGNTRTPLLVTIAANLLNAGLAYALVFGRFGLPTLGVAGAGAATAVANWVYALTLLVVLMRPRLARAYGTWPVRPQLEACRRFARTSLPIGGQWVLDMVSFALFSTIIVRMGNAPMAASQAMIQLLALSFMQAYGLSIASGALVGRYVGAQELESAERSHRSAMQLGMGLAVLVAALFVAVPDLLLGIFTRDPEVVALGRPLLALGALFQLLDAAGIIAGGSLRGAGDTRWPFLVQTGLAWLVRLPLVYLIAVVLGGGVVGAWFGELGYVTVLGSTWLLRFRAGAWRAIRI
- a CDS encoding putative sulfate exporter family transporter — its product is MYATRRWFQSEDWWAVWIGLAVFALSLTATAGLDLLGWAVATRGWLELSKALAPVSKSYAQLPGFVSLLLTYLFLLVVMATGAGALGLNLRRFAVGFTVLFWLSYGCWLIGNYAYIAATPDQRPGFGIGWSLGLTGEAGFIVALLAGLTLGNFFPRATALLKEATRPEWYIKTAIVLLGATLGVQAAGATGLATAIMFRGLAAIVEAYLIYWALVYFLARRYFGFSREWAAPLASGISICGVSAAIATGAAIRARPVVPIMVSSLVVVFSVVELLLLPLLAQALLAHEPMVAGAWMGLAVKTDGAAVASGTITEALIRAKALAESGVRYKEGWILLTTTTVKIFIDVFIGVWAFVLALVWVYGIDKRPGERVALREIWQRFPKFVLGYGATFAVPFAAVLAAPDLAGGLKAATAESNVFRVLFFVMTFFSIGLVSDFKRLWEEGIGRLAAVYAVSLFGFILWIGLAISWIFFHGVRPPLEGAL
- a CDS encoding universal stress protein, whose protein sequence is MIKRILVPVDFSDTALQALDYAIEFGKPFRPELVVLFVVEPVYYATPADLYGPAANLSMLLDEQRRIGKEQLLRLAAELEKRGVNARTVLQTGTPFQVIVDTAERLKADLIVMATHGRTGLSHVLLGSVAERVVRSAACPVVTVRGYKPAKRKPRTKRPSR